TCGGCGGGTAACAGGTGACATTGGTCTGCCCTGACTGTCACATATTCTGCCATTGCTCCATTGGTTGGAGGATTAGTGCTTCCGCTACCCAGCATGATTGTATTTGGGCAAAGATTTCCATGACCGCTTTTGCAATAATCACAAAATCCACAGGCTCTTGCAGGGTTTACGGTGACCCTTGTTCCCGGTTTAAGTAAAGAAGTTACACCATCACTCACATCAACTACTTCGCCTGTTAATTCGTGCCCAAGTATAAATGGCCTTGAAGGAGTAAAGCTTCCGCAATATCCGTCTTCAAAGTAATGCAGATCCGAACCACAGATACCTACC
Above is a window of Bacteroidia bacterium DNA encoding:
- a CDS encoding alcohol dehydrogenase catalytic domain-containing protein, with the translated sequence MKAAVLHGAKDVRLENLEVPALFSGMVLLRVQRVGICGSDLHYFEDGYCGSFTPSRPFILGHELTGEVVDVSDGVTSLLKPGTRVTVNPARACGFCDYCKSGHGNLCPNTIMLGSGSTNPPTNGAMAEYVTVRADQCHLLPA